In a single window of the Gossypium hirsutum isolate 1008001.06 chromosome A13, Gossypium_hirsutum_v2.1, whole genome shotgun sequence genome:
- the LOC107893453 gene encoding synaptotagmin-4, producing the protein MAFLSAMFIGLAIGIGLIVAFARYEKIRSSRRAHMAKTVASFARMTVQDTRTILPPEFYPPWVVFSQRQKLVWLNLQLKKIWPYLNEAASGSIRASIEPTLEQYTPAIISSIKFAKFTLGTVAPQFTGVSIVESESGAGGITMELELKWDGNPKIVLNINTRLGVSLPVEMKNIGLTGVFRLIFKPLVDEFPCFGAVAYSLREKKDFDFKLKVVGSEVSTIPGISDAIEETIRDAMEDSIMWPVRKIIPILPGDYSDLELKPVGTLEVKLVQAKDLANKDMIGKSDPFAVVFVRPLRDKIKTSKTINNQLNPIWNEHYEFIVEDASTQHLTVRIFDDEGVQAPELIGCAQVALKDLEPDKVKDIWLKLVKDLVVQKDTKNRGQVQLELLYCPFGTESSIKNPFDPDFSLTSLEKALKTATAEKEGDRIMSQRKRDVIVRGVLTVTVIAAEDLPAVDFLGKADPFVVLTLKKSQRIAMTRVANETLNPVWDQTFDFVVEDALHEMIIFEVWDYDTLKKEKIGRCIMTLTRVLLEGEIQDSFQLDGAKSGKLLLHLKWVPQLVFRGA; encoded by the exons ATGGCTTTCCTTTCTGCTATGTTCATTGGACTGGCCATCGGTATTGGATTGATCGTTGCTTTTGCTCGATACGAGAAAATCCGATCCTCTCGTCGTGCACATATG GCAAAGACAGTTGCTTCATTTGCAAGGATGACAGTGCAGGATACAAGAACAATTCTTCCACCAGAGTTTTATCCACCTTGGGTGGTCTTTTCTCAGCGCCAGAAG TTAGTGTGGCTCAATCTCCAACTCAAAAAGATTTGGCCATATCTAAATGAGGCAGCATCAGGGTCAATAAGAGCTAGTATTGAACCAACTCTTGAACAATATACACCAGCTATCATATCATCTATTAAGTTTGCAAAGTTTACTCTTGGTACAGTCGCTCCACAATTTACAG GTGTTTCCATTGTTGAGAGTGAAAGTGGTGCTGGGGGAATCACCATGGAATTGGAATTGAAATGGGATGGTAACCCAAAAATTGTGCTTAATATCAACACTAGACTTGGTGTTTCCCTACCTGTGGAG ATGAAAAATATTGGACTCACTGGGGTCTTTAGGTTAATCTTCAAGCCACTTGTTGATGAGTTTCCTTGTTTTGGAGCTGTTGCATATTCCTTGAGAGAAAAG AAAGATTTTGATTTTAAACTTAAAGTTGTTGGAAGTGAAGTATCAACAATACCAGGGATTTCTGATGCTATTGAG GAGACAATTCGGGATGCTATGGAAGATTCTATAATGTGGCCTGTTAGGAAAATTATACCCATTTTGCCTGGGGATTACAG TGATCTGGAGCTGAAACCTGTTGGAACATTAGAAGTGAAGCTTGTGCAAGCCAAGGACCTAGCAAATAAGGACATGATTGGGAAATCTGATCCTTTCGCAGTCGTATTTGTGCGTCCACTTCGGGATAAAATTAAAACCAGTAAAACCATT AATAATCAATTGAATCCAATTTGGAATGAGCACTATGAGTTCATTGTAGAAGATGCATCCACTCAACACTTGACTGTAAGAATCTTTGACGATGAAGGGGTTCAAGCCCCTGAACTGATTGGCTGTGCTCAAGTGGCATTGAAGGACCTTGAGCCTGATAAAGTGAAGGATATCTGGTTGAAACTGGTCAAGGACTTGGTTGTCCAAAAAGATACTAAAAACAGGGGTCAG GTGCAACTTGAGCTCCTTTACTGTCCTTTTGGCACAGAAAGCAGCATTAAGAACCCATTTGACCCTGATTTTTCATTAACATCATTGGAGAAGGCCCTTAAAACTGCAACTGCTGAAAAGGAGGGTGACAGAATAATGAGTCAAAGGAAAAGAGATGTCATTGTCAGAGGGGTACTGACAGTGACAGTCATAGCAGCTGAAGACTTGCCAGCAGTTGATTTTTTGGGAAAGGCAGACCCTTTTGTTGTCCTTACATTGAAGAAATCTCAAAGAATAGCAATGACAAGG GTTGCTAATGAGACATTGAATCCAGTTTGGGACCAGACATTCGACTTTGTTGTGGAGGATGCATTACATGAAATGATAATCTTTGAAGTCTGGGATTATGACACTTTAAAGAAG